From a single Pseudorasbora parva isolate DD20220531a chromosome 15, ASM2467924v1, whole genome shotgun sequence genomic region:
- the adgrf3b gene encoding adhesion G-protein coupled receptor F2, whose product MQIVRIKTLSGAGMLLFAAIFIFSQTSHVESVDVTHWAEVMIEGNKTLNVADQLPGLIGTVLDTTGVTITNAEIAAECEIIGQNTTCWCGPEYVWSNLVCDTVNKCCNVEKCVANISNFTPLCLPKVNISLIGVLTGSYSAVEPMLLNAFKVLNAFNSLTMQGSLFTGEYTYAHNFTVSLSSVFSTPKVQNIISTLLTDRSIYTLNVRSLGMVYIEAPVGKVCYNSKQQLNCTSIEAMSKCVWQMSRGDEAPLILGPGSEVMLSDTCTELSTVTLLKTNGYWSGKYICLFVSGNIAHMGMAPIQIALLPEVINVTSSPQTGDCSASSTTKVTISCSIESSNETYTSRLKLGSLENAAPIKEERNGIIKYTADFDVNCMADGKPSSLEGSCILENTLNQLRNRSIKVPIIYPSDLFCAEDVIEERKWPKTKNNETAIIDCIASGRQGTMKRKCIGKTWGEEISLCVKAVLNNVASQAKDFEKGLGATQEGAKLIFQSLKNTTTEENENSFGDVKTAVNVFQTMKLASVNMPLGENLLGDFIESASSMLNVTWEVGDKDETGSLASQYLASVEGLVNSIKINSSEGYNSSNIQLQICRNSSSCNRTVFNVDVELNATGDMVKTVGLQSLANRLPRLGYENALFPSIVVSSTVENNTQQSVSIRLAFQNDEGSKGTMHCVFWNVTEERWSDEGCEYVKGPGNVGYCECNHLTSFSMLMSKHSVSMPFLDQLTYVGLGISICSLIVYIIIECLVWGAVVKSSLSHFRHTSLLNISLCLLFADCSFLASSFPSILNETSCLVLVVAKHYFFLAMFFWMLCLSIMLSYQLIFVFSHIGKKVYMIIGYTIGYVCPTLTVAITYVYYDKATDIPYYSSKTCWLTYKSAMQGSIHAFLFPVGAIILVNMASMMVVIATVLKPSGAETNKKGDKDAAKSIIKVIIFLTPIFGGTWILGLFVFLMDDFTQFLTYVVHYSFTIVNSLQGFFILLTGCFAEKRVRDEILKIVLGKSGKDQGTTTSVAK is encoded by the exons atgcagattGTAAG GATCAAGACACTGTCTGGTGCAGGAATGCTGCTTTTTGCTGCAATATTCATTTTTAGCCAG ACTTCTCATGTGG AGTCCGTGGATGTGACACATTGGGCAGAGGTCATGATTGAGGGGAATAAAACCTTAAATGTTGCAGACCAGCTGCCTGGACTTATAGGAACCGTTCTAGATACAACAGGGGTAACTATCACAAATGCTGAAATTGCAGCAG AGTGTGAGATAATTGGCCAAAATACAACATGCTGGTGTGGACCAGAGTACGTTTGGAGCAATCTTGTGTGTGACACTGTTAACAAATGCTGCAATGTGGAAAAATGTGTGGCAAATATATCTAACTTCACACCTCTGTGTCTGCCCAAAGTGAAta TTTCACTCATTGGCGTGCTCACTGGTAGCTACTCAGCAGTCGAACCCATG CTGCTGAATGCTTTTAAAGTGCTAAATGCCTTCAACTCACTGACTATGCAAGGCAGCCt TTTCACAGGGGAGTATACATACGCTCACAATTTCACAGTGTCTCTCAGTTCTGTGTTTTCCACCCCCAAAGTTCAAAACATAATTTCTACTTTGTTGACGGATCGATCCATTTACACTCTCAATGTGAGGTCTCTAG gAATGGTATACATAGAGGCACCTGTAGGGAAAGTGTGTTATAATTCGAAACAACAGCTGAATTGTACCAGTATAGAGGCTATGAGCAAGTGTGTATGGCAGATGTCAAGAGGGGACGAAGCGCCATTGATTCTGGGACCAGGGAGTGAAGTAATGTTGTCAGATACGTGTACAGAACTATCAACAGTCACACTTCTGAAGACAAATGGATACTGGTCAG GAAAATACATCTGCCTTTTTGTGAGTGGGAACATTGCTCACATGGGAATGGCACCTATTCAAATTGCACTGCTACCAGAAGTCATTAATGTGACAAGCAGTCCACAAACTGGAGATTGCTCTGCATCATCAACCACCAAAGTTACCATCTCATGTTCCATCGAGAGTAGCAACGAAACCTACACGTCCCGGCTAAAACTCGGGAGTCTGGAAAATGCTGCACCAATCAAAGAAG AGCGCAATGGTATAATCAAGTATACTGCAGACTTTGATGTTAATTGTATGGCAGACGGCAAACCAAGTTCACTTGAGGGCAGTTGCATTTTAGAAAACACTCTGAATCAGCTGCGAAATCGCTCAATAAAAGTACCAATCATTTACC ccaGTGACTTGTTTTGTGCAGAGGATGTAATTGAAGAGAGAAAATGGCCAAAAACAAAGAATAATGAAACCGCTATTATAGACTGTATTGCATCAGGGAGACAGGGCACAATGAAACGCAAATGTATTGGAAAAACTTGGGGTGAAGAAATCTCACTGTGTGTTAAAGCAGTCCTGAATAATGTAGCTTCGCAAGCAAAG GATTTTGAAAAAGGACTTGGAGCAACACAAGAGGGCGCTAAGTTAATCTTTCAGAGTTTGAAAAATACCACAACTGAAGAGAACGAGAACAGTTTTGGTGATGTCAAAACTGCAGTTAATGTTTTCCAAACTATGAAACTGGCATCAGTAAACATGCCACTAGGCGAGAACCTTCTCGGT GATTTCATCGAATCAGCCAGCAGCATGTTGAACGTAACCTGGGAAGTGGGAGACAAGGATGAGACTGGTTCACTGGCCTCACAATATCTGGCATCGGTAGAAGGGCTTGTAAACAGCATCAAAATAAACAGCAGTGAGGGCTACAACTCCTCAAACATTCAGCTTCAAATCTGCCGAAACAGCTCCAGTTGCAACAGAACCGTTTTCAATGTGGATGTTGAACTGAACGCAACAGGAGATATGGTGAAAACAGTAGGATTACAGAGCTTGGCCAACCGCTTACCAAGACTGGGTTATGAGAATGCATTGTTTCCTAGCATAGTGGTATCCAGCACAGTTGAGAACAACACTCAGCAATCGGTGAGCATCAGACTGGCTTTTCAAAATGATGAGGGCAGCAAAGGCACGATGCATTGCGTCTTTTGGAACGTCACAGAAGAGAGATGGTCAGACGAGGGTTGCGAATACGTTAAAGGTCCGGGGAACGTCGGCTACTGTGAATGCAACCATCTCACCTCCTTCTCCATGCTCATGTCCAAGCATTCAGTAAGCATGCCTTTTCTAGATCAGCTCACGTACGTCGGACTGGGAATCTCCATATGCTCTCTCATCGTCTACATCATCATCGAGTGTTTGGTCTGGGGCGCCGTAGTTAAATCCAGCCTGTCCCACTTCCGGCACACTTCTCTCCTCAACATCTCTCTGTGTCTGCTTTTTGCCGACTGCAGCTTCTTAGCTTCCTCTTTCCCATCAATCCTAAATGAAACCTCGTGCCTTGTTTTGGTGGTGGCGAAGCATTACTTCTTCCTTGCTATGTTCTTTTGGATGCTGTGTCTGAGCATCATGTTGTCATACCAGCTCATTTTTGTCTTCAGCCACATTGGGAAAAAGGTATACATGATCATTGGATACACCATTGGCTATGTTTGTCCAACATTGACTGTGGCGATTACAtatgtgtactatgacaaagcAACGGACATCCCATATTACAGCTCGAAAACATGCTGGCTTACCTATAAGTCAGCTATGCAGGGATCCATCCACGCGTTTCTTTTTCCAGTTGGGGCCATCATACTGGTGAACATGGCTTCCATGATGGTGGTCATTGCGACGGTTTTAAAGCCGTCTGGAGCTGAGACCAACAAAAAGGGGGACAAAGATGCAGCTAAAAGCATAATCAAAGTGATTATCTTTCTCACACCTATTTTTGGTGGGACTTGGATTCTGGGGCTTTTTGTGTTTCTGATGGACGACTTTACACAGTTTTTAACATACGTAGTCCATTACTCGTTCACCATAGTCAACTCCCTGCAG GGCTTCTTCATCTTGTTGACAGGATGTTTTGCAGAAAAAAGG gtcCGAGATGAAATTTTGAAAATAGTTCTGGGG AAATCTGGAAAAGATCAAGGAACAACAACATCCGTCGCAAAATAA